CCGTGCATTGAAAACAATAGACAGTCTTTCGAAGAATGGAAGAAAGATTGTCTTTCAACTTACTGATTACTCATATCAATATGTACTTCAAGATTTCTCAAACAAATTCTTAGGGTCAACGCCGATGGTTTTACAAATGCGCCACACCGTCATCAGAGTGGGGTTGCCTTCGCCCTTTTTTATTCGTGCGATATAACGTGGGTCAAGACCTGATAGAAGTTGTTGTCTTTGGCTCATCCCCGCTTTTTTCAAAGCCTTTTTTAGATTGTCACAAAAACGCTTCTGAAAAGCTGTATATGTTTCAGTATAATCCTTCACATGAAGGACTATAAATACCTCTGGCCTTTATAGATATGGTATGATAGACTATACCATATGTAAGAACATGATAAC
This genomic stretch from Myxococcales bacterium harbors:
- a CDS encoding helix-turn-helix transcriptional regulator, giving the protein MKDYTETYTAFQKRFCDNLKKALKKAGMSQRQQLLSGLDPRYIARIKKGEGNPTLMTVWRICKTIGVDPKNLFEKS